A stretch of Parvimonas micra DNA encodes these proteins:
- the smc gene encoding chromosome segregation protein SMC, which produces MRLKSIEINGFKSFADKIKLDFETNITAIIGPNGSGKSNVADAVRWVLGEQSAKTLRGSKMEDVIFSGTDTKIKKNYSTVSITFDNSDNVIPIDFKEVTISRKLYRTGESDYFINKSNVRLKEVRELFLDTGVGREGYSIIGQGRIEEIINGKSDDRRAIFEEASGISKIKYQKNESQKKLFKAKDNLTRLRDIIIQNENRYGFLKGQSTKAKKGITLLENIEKAEFSISYKDYNNLNSNFNKFSENLEINKEELLDINKEFENVKLKISPLKEELNNITNVIEKDSAELDRINNQKNEITNKKNVLIERNKFIRLNNEQSLKLKQEYIDNLEKINFEISEQEKRISEKNSILKNYIDDKNKVKNELSKSKELLSSKVQILDKFFLEKEKIENKISDLETEKRANEIITDSIKKKIEENTEEVTKLNIEKENIEKKLSENNSLLESNNQKVQNIDLTIYEKRQLISELEKELISLNNQVSNINNEINYKNKEIIMLKNYIRNYEGYGKSVQDLFKLCDRETELKSMICGTLGELISVEEKYKKAIDTVLSSNLQGIVVHNDLEAKKIIEKIKTNKIGRLNFFPISKIFSTKERGNITDSDILSFANDVITCNDDYRNIVDYFLANTVICENMDIAIKLSNKFKHKFRIVTLDGDVINSWGSISGGYKSSKNSFSIIGRKQQLAKALSDIENLETSLKNNINRISGVKTDLQSNKENLDNLKSEKEDVKLKIDSLQKLIYLNEFDVRKITEKIDEINNYKENHQGFTSDKEKELILYKEKSILIDDEIDKYNLEINELKNLVLELEKNEIIVINNLDSIERDINILDNSKNILLENKNSNESKLKLKESELIESELQLKNNLSEIELIEQLNVEFNLKTDELNNSISKNTHLRKKLILDNEEISKRYSELSEKSLTLEKEIEKNELRISNLKEQFSNLINRLCDEYSLTLEDCERKMELYKNEHFTKEELKRLKEDLRELGSFSYDSIEEFEKVKNELEFQKKQEIDLQNSIEDINKIILKLENTMKKTFINEFKTINENFSNIFKILFNGGEARLELDSEDILNCGIDIIAKPIGKKMQTLSLMSGGEKSLTAVALLFAIFETRPSPFCILDEVDAALDDSNILRYVEYLKNYLTETQFIMITHRKPTMEMADMIYGVTMEQKGVSKIVSMTFNKENE; this is translated from the coding sequence ATGAGACTTAAGAGCATTGAAATAAATGGTTTTAAATCATTTGCTGATAAGATAAAATTAGATTTTGAGACTAATATAACAGCGATAATTGGACCAAATGGGAGCGGGAAAAGTAATGTTGCTGATGCTGTTAGATGGGTTTTAGGAGAACAAAGCGCTAAGACCTTAAGAGGTAGCAAAATGGAAGATGTTATTTTTTCCGGAACAGATACCAAAATTAAAAAGAATTATTCAACTGTTAGTATAACTTTTGATAATTCAGATAATGTAATACCTATCGATTTTAAAGAAGTAACTATTTCAAGAAAATTATATAGAACTGGTGAAAGTGATTACTTTATAAACAAATCCAATGTAAGATTGAAAGAGGTTAGAGAATTATTTTTAGATACTGGTGTAGGAAGAGAAGGTTATTCAATAATTGGTCAAGGTAGAATTGAAGAAATTATAAATGGAAAGTCAGATGATAGAAGAGCCATTTTTGAAGAGGCATCAGGTATTTCAAAAATTAAATACCAGAAAAATGAATCACAAAAGAAGTTATTCAAAGCTAAAGATAATTTAACGAGACTAAGAGATATAATTATTCAAAATGAAAATAGATATGGATTTCTAAAAGGACAATCTACTAAGGCTAAAAAAGGTATTACTCTATTAGAGAACATTGAAAAGGCTGAATTTTCTATTTCATATAAAGATTATAACAATTTAAACAGTAATTTTAATAAATTTTCAGAAAATTTAGAAATCAATAAAGAAGAATTACTTGATATAAATAAAGAATTTGAAAATGTAAAATTAAAAATTTCACCATTAAAAGAGGAACTCAATAATATAACTAATGTTATTGAAAAAGACTCTGCTGAATTGGATAGAATAAATAACCAAAAAAATGAGATTACTAATAAAAAAAATGTTTTAATTGAAAGAAATAAGTTTATAAGATTAAATAATGAACAATCCTTAAAATTAAAACAGGAGTATATCGATAATTTAGAAAAAATTAATTTTGAAATATCAGAACAGGAAAAAAGAATTTCTGAAAAAAATTCGATTTTAAAAAATTATATCGATGACAAAAATAAGGTAAAGAATGAATTATCAAAAAGCAAAGAACTTTTGAGTTCTAAAGTTCAAATTCTAGATAAATTCTTCCTAGAAAAAGAGAAAATTGAAAATAAAATTAGCGATTTAGAAACTGAAAAAAGAGCTAATGAAATTATAACTGATAGCATAAAAAAGAAAATTGAAGAAAATACTGAAGAAGTAACTAAATTAAATATTGAAAAAGAAAATATAGAAAAAAAATTATCTGAGAATAATTCACTTTTAGAATCAAATAATCAAAAAGTACAAAATATTGATTTAACTATTTATGAAAAGAGACAACTTATATCAGAATTAGAAAAAGAACTTATTTCTTTAAATAATCAGGTTTCTAATATAAATAATGAGATAAATTATAAGAATAAAGAAATTATTATGTTAAAAAATTATATTAGAAATTATGAAGGATATGGTAAATCAGTTCAAGATTTATTTAAACTTTGTGATAGAGAAACTGAGTTAAAGTCGATGATTTGTGGGACTTTGGGAGAACTTATTTCTGTTGAAGAGAAGTATAAAAAAGCAATTGATACTGTTTTATCTTCAAATTTACAAGGTATTGTTGTTCATAATGATTTGGAAGCTAAAAAAATAATTGAGAAAATAAAAACTAATAAAATTGGAAGACTAAATTTCTTTCCTATTTCAAAAATATTTTCTACAAAAGAGCGTGGTAATATTACAGATTCAGACATATTATCTTTTGCTAATGATGTAATAACTTGTAATGATGATTATAGAAATATAGTCGATTATTTCTTAGCGAATACTGTAATATGTGAAAATATGGATATCGCAATAAAATTATCTAACAAGTTTAAACATAAATTTAGAATAGTTACGCTAGATGGTGATGTTATAAATAGTTGGGGTTCCATTTCCGGAGGATATAAATCTAGTAAAAATTCTTTTTCTATAATTGGTAGGAAACAGCAGTTAGCAAAGGCTTTATCGGATATTGAAAATTTAGAAACTAGCTTAAAGAATAATATAAATAGAATTTCTGGTGTAAAAACTGATTTACAGTCAAATAAAGAAAATTTAGATAATCTGAAAAGTGAAAAAGAAGATGTAAAATTAAAAATTGATTCTTTGCAAAAGCTTATCTATTTAAATGAATTTGATGTAAGAAAAATTACTGAAAAAATTGACGAGATAAATAATTACAAAGAAAATCATCAAGGTTTTACTTCTGATAAAGAAAAAGAGTTAATTCTTTATAAGGAGAAAAGTATTCTTATAGATGATGAAATTGATAAATACAATTTAGAAATAAATGAATTGAAGAATCTTGTTTTAGAATTGGAAAAAAATGAAATAATTGTTATAAATAATTTAGATTCAATTGAAAGAGATATAAATATTTTAGATAATTCAAAAAATATTTTGTTAGAAAATAAGAATTCTAATGAGAGTAAACTTAAGCTAAAGGAATCAGAGTTAATAGAATCCGAGTTACAACTAAAGAATAATTTATCTGAAATCGAATTGATAGAACAACTTAATGTAGAATTTAATTTAAAGACTGATGAATTAAATAATTCTATTAGTAAAAATACTCATTTGAGGAAAAAACTGATATTAGATAATGAAGAAATTTCAAAAAGATATTCTGAATTAAGTGAAAAATCTTTAACTTTAGAAAAAGAAATTGAGAAAAATGAACTTAGGATATCAAATTTAAAAGAACAATTTTCAAATTTAATCAATAGACTTTGCGATGAGTATTCTTTAACTTTGGAAGATTGTGAAAGAAAAATGGAATTATATAAGAATGAGCATTTTACTAAAGAAGAATTGAAAAGGCTAAAAGAAGATTTAAGAGAATTAGGCTCTTTTAGTTATGATTCCATAGAAGAGTTTGAAAAGGTAAAAAATGAACTTGAATTTCAAAAAAAACAAGAAATAGATTTACAAAATTCTATAGAAGATATAAATAAAATTATATTAAAATTAGAAAATACTATGAAAAAGACTTTTATTAATGAATTCAAAACTATTAATGAGAATTTTTCAAATATTTTTAAAATTTTATTTAACGGTGGCGAAGCTAGACTTGAACTTGACAGTGAAGATATTTTAAATTGTGGAATAGATATTATAGCTAAACCCATAGGAAAGAAGATGCAAACTTTGTCATTAATGTCTGGAGGAGAAAAATCACTAACAGCAGTAGCGCTTTTATTTGCGATTTTTGAAACAAGACCATCCCCATTCTGTATTTTAGATGAAGTTGATGCTGCATTAGATGATTCTAATATATTAAGATATGTTGAATATTTGAAGAATTATTTAACGGAAACTCAATTTATAATGATAACTCATAGAAAACCTACTATGGAAATGGCAGATATGATTTATGGTGTAACAATGGAACAAAAGGGTGTTAGTAAAATAGTTTCTATGACTTTTAATAAGGAGAATGAATAA
- a CDS encoding elongator complex protein 3, whose protein sequence is MNKFNIIPIFVPHMGCPHDCIFCNQRKITNFVDVLDEVDIRKNIENYISYFKNKNIPIEIAFYGGSFTGLDKNLMIRYLEIAKYYIDIDFVNSIRISTRPDYISKEILDILIKYKVHTIELGVQSMTQSTLDLNNRGHNVECVYESSSLIKKYNIKLGLQMMVGLYGDTIDTVVNTAFEICKINPDFVRVYPTLTIKDTELERLYYSKEYIPMSLEDSICLCKYIYVIFKYYNIPIIRLGLQSSDNISEDVDIVAGPYHPAFRELVESSVYRDFIEYYMCFFDIKDDITIKCNNSEVSKIVGNKRSNLKYFKEKYNINIKIKTLTLEKNILKFNENIVYMNDFIDYYFNKNILRRIDET, encoded by the coding sequence GTGAATAAGTTTAATATAATTCCAATTTTTGTTCCACATATGGGATGTCCTCATGACTGTATATTTTGTAATCAAAGAAAGATAACAAATTTTGTTGATGTTCTTGATGAAGTTGATATACGTAAAAATATAGAAAACTATATTTCATATTTTAAGAATAAAAATATTCCTATTGAAATTGCATTTTATGGAGGCAGTTTTACAGGATTAGATAAGAATTTAATGATTAGATACCTTGAAATAGCAAAATATTATATTGATATAGACTTTGTAAATTCTATAAGAATATCAACAAGGCCAGATTATATTAGTAAGGAAATTCTTGATATTTTAATTAAATACAAAGTTCATACAATTGAATTAGGTGTCCAATCTATGACTCAGAGTACTTTGGATTTAAATAACAGAGGTCATAATGTAGAATGTGTTTATGAGTCATCATCTCTTATAAAAAAATATAATATCAAATTAGGATTACAAATGATGGTTGGACTCTATGGAGATACCATAGATACAGTAGTAAACACTGCTTTTGAAATATGTAAAATAAACCCAGATTTTGTTAGGGTGTATCCTACACTTACTATAAAAGATACAGAATTGGAAAGACTTTATTATTCTAAAGAATATATACCAATGAGTCTTGAAGATTCTATTTGTTTGTGTAAATATATTTATGTTATTTTTAAATATTACAATATTCCTATTATAAGACTTGGATTACAGAGTAGTGATAACATTTCTGAAGATGTAGATATAGTTGCTGGACCATATCATCCTGCATTTAGAGAACTTGTTGAAAGTTCAGTTTATAGGGATTTTATAGAGTATTATATGTGTTTTTTTGATATTAAAGATGATATTACTATTAAATGTAACAATTCAGAAGTTTCAAAAATTGTTGGAAACAAAAGATCAAATTTAAAATATTTTAAAGAAAAATATAATATTAATATAAAAATAAAAACTCTTACTTTAGAGAAAAATATTTTAAAATTTAATGAAAATATAGTTTATATGAATGATTTTATAGATTATTATTTTAATAAAAATATTTTAAGGAGAATTGATGAGACTTAA
- the rnc gene encoding ribonuclease III encodes MITKEREELLSELMENIGYKFKDLDLLNLAFVHRSYLNECKDVTVSNERLEFLGDVILGFVVSVELYSQFPNSDEGYLTKIRSKVVCEESFSYAARTFNLGKYLLLGKGEDHFGGRDRNSILADTFEALFGALYLDGGMDVVIEIANKYFFDTVVYKINKNIFIKDYKSYLQEYFHKNASTKINYTLVAERGPDHDKEFDMCVNVDDIVKGYGTGKNKKQAEQQAARDALIKTGAISE; translated from the coding sequence ATGATTACTAAAGAAAGAGAAGAATTGTTATCCGAATTGATGGAAAATATTGGTTATAAATTTAAGGATTTAGATTTACTTAACTTAGCATTTGTTCATAGATCATACTTAAATGAATGCAAAGATGTTACTGTTTCTAATGAAAGATTAGAATTTTTAGGGGATGTTATTTTAGGTTTTGTAGTAAGTGTTGAATTATATAGCCAATTTCCAAATTCAGATGAAGGTTATTTAACTAAAATAAGAAGTAAAGTTGTTTGTGAAGAATCTTTTTCATATGCGGCAAGGACTTTTAATTTAGGTAAATATCTTTTATTAGGAAAAGGTGAAGATCATTTCGGTGGAAGAGATAGAAATAGTATATTAGCTGATACTTTTGAAGCCCTTTTTGGAGCTTTATACCTTGATGGTGGTATGGATGTTGTTATTGAAATAGCTAATAAATATTTTTTTGACACTGTAGTTTATAAAATTAATAAAAATATTTTTATAAAAGACTATAAAAGCTATCTGCAAGAATATTTTCATAAGAATGCTTCAACAAAAATCAATTATACACTTGTAGCAGAACGTGGTCCAGATCATGACAAAGAATTTGATATGTGTGTAAATGTTGATGATATTGTTAAGGGATATGGTACTGGAAAAAATAAAAAACAAGCTGAACAACAAGCAGCCAGAGATGCATTAATAAAAACTGGAGCTATTAGTGAATAA
- a CDS encoding acyl carrier protein, protein MVFEKIKEFLQNAFKGKEINLDTKFREDLQADSIKILSVIMDIEYEYNLELDEDTIRSIVTVRDLVEYIENNI, encoded by the coding sequence ATGGTTTTCGAAAAGATAAAAGAATTTTTACAAAATGCGTTTAAAGGTAAGGAAATAAATTTAGATACTAAATTTAGAGAGGATTTACAAGCGGATTCTATAAAAATATTAAGTGTCATTATGGATATTGAATATGAATATAATCTGGAATTAGATGAGGATACAATTCGTTCAATTGTTACTGTAAGAGACTTAGTAGAATATATTGAAAATAATATATAA
- the plsX gene encoding phosphate acyltransferase PlsX — MKIIVDLLGSDKGAETIFNGVIETSKFLKDLSFIVIGPKKIIEKINIDNDLKNRLEIIDTEEYILNTEEPTFAVRRKKDASIVLGMKLLDNGEADGLISFGSTGAVLVSGLLIAKRMENVERPALTITLPTNKGKMILLDIGANIECTVEILKQFAIMGNIYAKETLDKQIPKVALLNIGSENGKGTKILKETYSVLEKEDMNFVGNIESRDIFNGEVDVVVCDGFHGNVLLKTIEGSVKFILTNMKKALMSSFLGKIGGMLIKSPMIKLKKTLDYKEYGACPMLGLKRVVFKGHGSSDEKAVVSGITSMVDYINKDVNKKIEAKIEKGD, encoded by the coding sequence ATGAAAATAATAGTTGATTTATTAGGATCAGACAAAGGAGCTGAAACTATTTTTAATGGAGTAATCGAAACAAGTAAATTCCTTAAAGATTTATCTTTTATAGTTATTGGGCCAAAAAAAATAATAGAAAAAATAAATATTGATAATGATTTAAAAAATAGATTAGAAATAATAGATACTGAAGAATATATTCTGAATACTGAAGAACCAACTTTTGCGGTAAGGAGAAAAAAAGATGCTTCTATAGTTTTAGGAATGAAATTATTAGATAATGGGGAAGCTGACGGATTAATTTCTTTCGGAAGTACTGGAGCTGTGCTTGTTTCAGGACTTCTTATTGCAAAAAGAATGGAAAATGTAGAAAGACCTGCACTAACAATAACTTTACCAACAAATAAAGGAAAAATGATTTTACTAGATATTGGTGCTAATATCGAGTGTACTGTTGAAATATTAAAGCAATTTGCAATAATGGGGAATATCTATGCTAAAGAAACATTAGATAAACAAATCCCAAAAGTTGCATTATTAAATATAGGCAGTGAAAACGGAAAAGGTACAAAAATTTTAAAAGAGACATATTCTGTTTTAGAAAAAGAGGACATGAACTTTGTTGGTAATATCGAATCTAGAGATATTTTTAATGGTGAAGTTGATGTAGTAGTATGTGATGGGTTTCATGGAAATGTTTTGCTTAAGACTATTGAAGGTTCTGTAAAGTTTATACTTACTAATATGAAAAAAGCATTAATGTCATCTTTTTTAGGGAAAATTGGTGGTATGTTAATAAAGTCACCAATGATAAAATTAAAGAAAACTTTAGATTATAAAGAGTATGGTGCTTGTCCTATGTTAGGATTAAAAAGGGTTGTATTTAAAGGGCATGGTAGTAGTGATGAAAAAGCAGTTGTTTCTGGTATAACTTCAATGGTTGATTATATAAATAAAGACGTAAATAAAAAAATTGAAGCAAAAATTGAGAAAGGAGATTAG